In Paenibacillus sp. J23TS9, a single genomic region encodes these proteins:
- the floA gene encoding flotillin-like protein FloA (flotillin-like protein involved in membrane lipid rafts), translated as MTSASLISILLIAVVVIIVLSVFFSFFPLTLWISALAAGVRISIITLVAMRLRRVTPSRIVNPLIKATKAGLGLNINQLESHYLAGGNVDRVVNALIAAQRADIPLEFTRAAAIDLAGRDVLQAVQMSVNPRVIETPVVAAVAKNGIEVKVKARVTVRANIDRLVGGAGEETIIARVGEGIVTTVGSSDSHKDVLENPDRISRTVLSKGLDAGTAFEILSIDIADVDVGKNIGAYLQTEQAEADKRIAQAKAEERRAMAVAQEQEMKARVVEMRARVVESESEVPLAMAEALRSGKIGVMDYMNLKNIEADTQMRGSLGKMGEGDQNGPQNNK; from the coding sequence ATGACGAGTGCTTCGTTGATCTCGATTTTGCTCATTGCGGTTGTGGTTATTATTGTGCTGAGCGTATTCTTCAGCTTCTTCCCGCTCACACTCTGGATTTCCGCATTGGCGGCGGGCGTCCGCATCAGCATTATTACCCTGGTAGCCATGAGGCTCCGCCGTGTTACACCAAGCCGGATCGTGAATCCGCTGATCAAGGCTACCAAAGCAGGACTAGGACTCAATATCAACCAGCTGGAAAGCCACTATCTGGCCGGTGGTAACGTAGACCGTGTCGTTAATGCCCTGATCGCGGCTCAACGTGCCGATATTCCACTGGAATTCACCCGTGCAGCTGCTATTGATCTGGCAGGACGCGATGTACTGCAGGCCGTTCAAATGAGCGTTAATCCGCGTGTCATTGAAACGCCTGTTGTGGCAGCCGTTGCGAAGAATGGTATCGAAGTGAAGGTTAAGGCCCGTGTTACGGTTAGAGCGAATATCGACCGTCTCGTTGGTGGTGCAGGTGAGGAAACGATCATTGCCCGTGTAGGCGAAGGTATCGTTACCACGGTCGGCTCGAGTGACTCGCACAAGGATGTGCTGGAGAATCCGGACCGGATTTCACGTACTGTCTTGTCTAAAGGTCTGGATGCGGGTACCGCATTTGAAATTCTGTCCATTGATATCGCAGATGTGGATGTAGGTAAGAACATCGGTGCTTATCTCCAAACGGAGCAGGCGGAGGCGGACAAACGAATTGCCCAGGCCAAAGCCGAGGAACGCCGCGCAATGGCGGTAGCTCAAGAGCAGGAAATGAAGGCGCGCGTAGTGGAAATGAGAGCACGCGTAGTCGAATCTGAATCCGAGGTTCCTCTTGCGATGGCGGAAGCACTTCGTTCAGGCAAAATTGGCGTGATGGATTACATGAATTTGAAAAATATCGAAGCGGACACCCAGATGAGAGGCTCGCTTGGCAAAATGGGCGAGGGAGACCAAAACGGTCCTCAAAATAATAAGTAG
- the yqfC gene encoding sporulation protein YqfC, with product MTRISRRLRKWTNEMLDLPQDVLLDLPRITLVGNKELSIENHRGVRHFSENKMILSLSQGSLEVEGTGLMIRAILPQEVMIEGIINNIKYIGTGESL from the coding sequence ATGACCCGGATCAGCCGCAGGCTGCGGAAATGGACAAATGAAATGCTGGATTTGCCGCAGGATGTCCTGCTCGATCTACCGCGGATTACCCTGGTGGGAAACAAGGAGCTTTCCATTGAAAATCATCGCGGAGTGCGGCATTTTTCAGAGAATAAAATGATTCTTTCCCTTAGCCAGGGCTCGCTTGAAGTCGAGGGCACGGGGCTCATGATCCGGGCGATCCTGCCGCAGGAAGTCATGATTGAAGGGATCATCAACAATATAAAATATATAGGAACGGGGGAGAGCTTATGA